A section of the Halichoerus grypus chromosome 11, mHalGry1.hap1.1, whole genome shotgun sequence genome encodes:
- the NXF1 gene encoding nuclear RNA export factor 1 isoform X2: MADEGKSYNEHDDRVSFPQRRKKGRGPFRWKYGEGNRRSGRGGSGIRSSRLEEDDRDVAMSDAQDVPRIRHNPYPSRPNRRGDSWHDRDRIHVTVRRDRTLPDRGGAGTSQDGTSRNWFKITIPYGRKYDKSWLLSVIQSKCNVPFTPIEFHYENTRAQFFVEDASTASALKAVNYKIVDQENRRISIIINSSAPPHSVQNELKPEQVEQLKLIMSKRYDGSQQALDLKGLRSDPDLVAQNIDVVLNRRSCMAATLRIIEENIPELLSLNLSSNRLYRLDDMSSLVQKAPNLKILNLSGNELKSERELDKVKGLKLEELWLDGNPLCDTFRDQSTYISAIRERFPKLLRLDGHELPPPIAFDVEAPTMLPPCKGSYFGTETLKNLVLHFLQQYYAVYDSGDRQRLLDAYHDGACCSLSIPFTPQNPARSNLAEYFKDSRNVKKLKDPTLRFRLLKHTRLNVVAFLNELPKTQHDINSFVVDISAQTSTLLCFSVNGVFKEVDGKSRDSLRAFTRTFVAVPASNSGLCIVNDELFVRNASPDEIQRAFAMPAPTPSSSPVPTLSPEQQEMLQAFSTQSGMNLEWSQKCLQDNNWDYTRSAQAFTHLKAKGEIPEVAFMK, encoded by the exons ATGGCGGACGAGGGGAAGTCCTACAACG AGCACGATGACCGTGTTAGTTTccctcaaagaagaaagaaaggccGGGGTCCTTTCCGGTGGAAATATGGTGAGGGGAACCGTAGGTCTGGAAGAGGAGGTTCTGGCATCCGGTCTTCCCGCCTGGAGGAAGATGACAGAGATGTGGCGATGAGTGATGCCCAGGATGTTCCCCGAATACGACA CAACCCCTATCCTTCCCGACCCAACCGTCGAGGTGACAGTTGGCATGATCGAGATCGCATTCATGTTACTGTGCGGAGAGACAGAACTCTTCCAGACAGAGGAGGGGCTGGTACCAGTCAGGATGGGACCTCGAGAAACTGGTTTAAGATTACA ATTCCCTATGGCAGAAAGTATGACAAGTCATGGCTCCTGAGTGTGATTCAGAGCAAGTGCAATGTCCCTTTCACTCCCATTGAG TTTCACTATGAAAACACACGGGCCCAGTTTTTCGTGGAGGATGCCAGCACCGCCTCTGCGTTGAAGGCCGTCAACTATAAGATTGTAGATCAGGAAAACCGAAGG ATATCCATCATCATCAactcctctgccccaccccattcGGTACAGAACGAACTGAAGCCGGAACAAGTCGAGCAGCTAAAG CTGATCATGAGCAAACGATATGATGGCTCCCAACAAGCGCTCGACCTCAAAGGCCTCCGTTCGGACCCAG ACTTGGTGGCTCAGAATATCGATGTCGTCCTGAATCGCAGGAGCTGTATGGCGGCTACCCTGCGAATCATTGAGGAGAACATCCCTGAG CTTTTGTCCTTAAACTTGAGCAGCAACAGGCTGTACAGGCTGGATGACATGTCCAGCCTCGTGCAGAAAGCACCCAACCTGAAGATCCTCAACCTCTCCGGAAACGAG TTGAAGTCTGAGAGGGAGTTGGACAAGGTAAAAGGGCTGAAGCTGGAAGAGTTGTGGCTCGACGGAAACCCGCTATGCGACACCTTCCGAGACCAGTCCACCTACATCAG CGCCATTCGAGAACGATTTCCCAAATTATTACGCCTG GATGGCCATGAGTTACCTCCGCCAATTGCATTTGATGTTGAAGCCCCCACAATGTTACCTCCCTGCAAG GGAAGCTACTTTGGAACAGAGACCCTAAAGAATCTGGTCCTGCACTTCCTGCAGCA GTACTATGCGGTGTACGACTCTGGAGACCGGCAGCGGCTCCTGGACGCCTACCACGACGGGGCCTGCTGCTCCCTCAGCATTCCCTTCACGCCCCAGAACCCTGCCCG AAGCAACCTGGCCGAGTACTTCAAGGATAGCAGGAATGTGAAGAAGCTCAAAGACCCGA CCCTGCGGTTCCGGCTGCTGAAGCACACACGTCTCAATGTCGTCGCCTTCCTCAATGAGCTGCCCAAAACTCAGCACGACATCAACTCCTTTGTGGTAGACATAAGTGCGCAGACA AGTACGTTGCTGTGTTTTTCTGTCAACGGGGTCTTCAAAGAAG TGGACGGAAAGTCTCGGGATTCTTTGCGAGCGTTCACCCGGACGTTTGTCGCTGTTCCTGCGAGCAACTCAGG GCTGTGCATCGTGAACGACGAGCTGTTTGTGCGGAATGCCAGCCCTGATGAGATCCAGAGAGCCTTTGCCATGCCTGCACCCACCCCTTCCTCCAGTCCAGTGCCCACCCTGTCCCCAGAGCAGCAGGAAATGCTGCAGGCGTTCTCTACCCAGTCTGGCATGAACCTTGAGTGGTCCCAGAA GTGCCTTCAGGACAACAACTGGGACTACACCAGATCTGCCCAGGCCTTTACTCATCTCAAG gcTAAGGGCGAGATCCCAGAAGTGGCGTTTATGAAGTGA
- the STX5 gene encoding syntaxin-5 isoform X2 yields MSCRDRTQEFLSACKSLQSRQNGIQTNKPALRAVRQRSEFTLMAKRIGKDLSNTFAKLEKLTILAKRKSLFDDKAVEIEELTYIIKQDINSLNKQIAQLQDFVRAKGSQSGRHLQTHSNTIVVSLQSKLASMSNDFKSVLEVRTENLKQQRNRRDQFSRAPVSALPLAPNHLGGSAVVLGAESRASGDVAIDMMDSRTSQQLQLIDEQDSYIQSRADTMQNIESTIVELGSIFQQLAHMVKEQEETIQRIDENVLGAQLDVEAAHSEILKYFQSVTSNRWLMVKIFLILIVFFIIFVVFLA; encoded by the exons ATGTCCTGCCGGGATCGGACCCAGGAGTTCCTGTCTGCCTGCAAGTCCCTGCAGAGCCGTCAG AATGGAATCCAGACAAACAAGCCGGCTCTGCGTGCTGTCCGGCAGCGTAGTGAATTTACCCTCATGGCCAA GCGCATTGGGAAAGACCTCAGCAACACATTTGCCAAGCTGGAGAAGCTGACAATCT TGGCAAAGCGCAAGTCCCTCTTCGATGATAAAGCAGTGGAAATCGAAGAGCTAACTTACATCATCAAACAG GACATCAATAGCCTCAACAAACAAATTGCCCAGCTTCAGGATTTCGTAAGGGCCAAGGGCAGCCAGAGCGGCCGGCACCTGCAAACCCATTCCAACACCATCGTGGTCTCCCTGCAG tCAAAACTGGCCTCGATGTCCAATGACTTCAAATCAGTTTTAGAAGTGAGGACAGAG AACCTGAAGCAGCAGAGGAACCGGCGGGACCAGTTCTCCCGAGCACCCGTGTcagccctgcctctggccccCAACCACCTGG ggGGCAGTGCTGTGGTTTTGGGGGCGGAGTCCCGTGCCTCTGGGGATGTGGCCATTGACATGATGGACTCTCGGACCAGCCAGCAGCTGCAGCTCATTGATGAGCAG GATTCCTACATCCAGAGCCGGGCAGACACTATGCAGAACATCGAGTCCACAATTGTCGAGCTGGGCTCCATCTTTCAGCAACTGGCACACATGGTTAAGGAGCAGGAAGAAACCATTCAGAG GATCGACGAGAACGTGCTGGGAGCCCAGCTGGATGTTGAGGCCGCCCATTCAGAGATCCTCAAGTACTTCCAGTCGGTCACCTCGAACCGGTGGCTCATGGTCAAAATCTTCCTCATCCTCATTGTCTTCTTCATCATCTTTGTGGTCTTCCTTGCCTGA
- the NXF1 gene encoding nuclear RNA export factor 1 isoform X1, translated as MLQPAGPHFSLSWMTQELCLLPGVKEHDDRVSFPQRRKKGRGPFRWKYGEGNRRSGRGGSGIRSSRLEEDDRDVAMSDAQDVPRIRHNPYPSRPNRRGDSWHDRDRIHVTVRRDRTLPDRGGAGTSQDGTSRNWFKITIPYGRKYDKSWLLSVIQSKCNVPFTPIEFHYENTRAQFFVEDASTASALKAVNYKIVDQENRRISIIINSSAPPHSVQNELKPEQVEQLKLIMSKRYDGSQQALDLKGLRSDPDLVAQNIDVVLNRRSCMAATLRIIEENIPELLSLNLSSNRLYRLDDMSSLVQKAPNLKILNLSGNELKSERELDKVKGLKLEELWLDGNPLCDTFRDQSTYISAIRERFPKLLRLDGHELPPPIAFDVEAPTMLPPCKGSYFGTETLKNLVLHFLQQYYAVYDSGDRQRLLDAYHDGACCSLSIPFTPQNPARSNLAEYFKDSRNVKKLKDPTLRFRLLKHTRLNVVAFLNELPKTQHDINSFVVDISAQTSTLLCFSVNGVFKEVDGKSRDSLRAFTRTFVAVPASNSGLCIVNDELFVRNASPDEIQRAFAMPAPTPSSSPVPTLSPEQQEMLQAFSTQSGMNLEWSQKCLQDNNWDYTRSAQAFTHLKAKGEIPEVAFMK; from the exons ATGCTCCAACCAGCTGGCCCCCATTTTTCCTTGAGCTGGATGACACAGGAGCTCTGCCTGCTGCCAGGAGTGAAAG AGCACGATGACCGTGTTAGTTTccctcaaagaagaaagaaaggccGGGGTCCTTTCCGGTGGAAATATGGTGAGGGGAACCGTAGGTCTGGAAGAGGAGGTTCTGGCATCCGGTCTTCCCGCCTGGAGGAAGATGACAGAGATGTGGCGATGAGTGATGCCCAGGATGTTCCCCGAATACGACA CAACCCCTATCCTTCCCGACCCAACCGTCGAGGTGACAGTTGGCATGATCGAGATCGCATTCATGTTACTGTGCGGAGAGACAGAACTCTTCCAGACAGAGGAGGGGCTGGTACCAGTCAGGATGGGACCTCGAGAAACTGGTTTAAGATTACA ATTCCCTATGGCAGAAAGTATGACAAGTCATGGCTCCTGAGTGTGATTCAGAGCAAGTGCAATGTCCCTTTCACTCCCATTGAG TTTCACTATGAAAACACACGGGCCCAGTTTTTCGTGGAGGATGCCAGCACCGCCTCTGCGTTGAAGGCCGTCAACTATAAGATTGTAGATCAGGAAAACCGAAGG ATATCCATCATCATCAactcctctgccccaccccattcGGTACAGAACGAACTGAAGCCGGAACAAGTCGAGCAGCTAAAG CTGATCATGAGCAAACGATATGATGGCTCCCAACAAGCGCTCGACCTCAAAGGCCTCCGTTCGGACCCAG ACTTGGTGGCTCAGAATATCGATGTCGTCCTGAATCGCAGGAGCTGTATGGCGGCTACCCTGCGAATCATTGAGGAGAACATCCCTGAG CTTTTGTCCTTAAACTTGAGCAGCAACAGGCTGTACAGGCTGGATGACATGTCCAGCCTCGTGCAGAAAGCACCCAACCTGAAGATCCTCAACCTCTCCGGAAACGAG TTGAAGTCTGAGAGGGAGTTGGACAAGGTAAAAGGGCTGAAGCTGGAAGAGTTGTGGCTCGACGGAAACCCGCTATGCGACACCTTCCGAGACCAGTCCACCTACATCAG CGCCATTCGAGAACGATTTCCCAAATTATTACGCCTG GATGGCCATGAGTTACCTCCGCCAATTGCATTTGATGTTGAAGCCCCCACAATGTTACCTCCCTGCAAG GGAAGCTACTTTGGAACAGAGACCCTAAAGAATCTGGTCCTGCACTTCCTGCAGCA GTACTATGCGGTGTACGACTCTGGAGACCGGCAGCGGCTCCTGGACGCCTACCACGACGGGGCCTGCTGCTCCCTCAGCATTCCCTTCACGCCCCAGAACCCTGCCCG AAGCAACCTGGCCGAGTACTTCAAGGATAGCAGGAATGTGAAGAAGCTCAAAGACCCGA CCCTGCGGTTCCGGCTGCTGAAGCACACACGTCTCAATGTCGTCGCCTTCCTCAATGAGCTGCCCAAAACTCAGCACGACATCAACTCCTTTGTGGTAGACATAAGTGCGCAGACA AGTACGTTGCTGTGTTTTTCTGTCAACGGGGTCTTCAAAGAAG TGGACGGAAAGTCTCGGGATTCTTTGCGAGCGTTCACCCGGACGTTTGTCGCTGTTCCTGCGAGCAACTCAGG GCTGTGCATCGTGAACGACGAGCTGTTTGTGCGGAATGCCAGCCCTGATGAGATCCAGAGAGCCTTTGCCATGCCTGCACCCACCCCTTCCTCCAGTCCAGTGCCCACCCTGTCCCCAGAGCAGCAGGAAATGCTGCAGGCGTTCTCTACCCAGTCTGGCATGAACCTTGAGTGGTCCCAGAA GTGCCTTCAGGACAACAACTGGGACTACACCAGATCTGCCCAGGCCTTTACTCATCTCAAG gcTAAGGGCGAGATCCCAGAAGTGGCGTTTATGAAGTGA
- the STX5 gene encoding syntaxin-5 isoform X1, with amino-acid sequence MIPRKRYGSKNTDQGVYLGLSKTQVLSPATAGSSSSDIAPLPPPVTLVPPPPNTMSCRDRTQEFLSACKSLQSRQNGIQTNKPALRAVRQRSEFTLMAKRIGKDLSNTFAKLEKLTILAKRKSLFDDKAVEIEELTYIIKQDINSLNKQIAQLQDFVRAKGSQSGRHLQTHSNTIVVSLQSKLASMSNDFKSVLEVRTENLKQQRNRRDQFSRAPVSALPLAPNHLGGSAVVLGAESRASGDVAIDMMDSRTSQQLQLIDEQDSYIQSRADTMQNIESTIVELGSIFQQLAHMVKEQEETIQRIDENVLGAQLDVEAAHSEILKYFQSVTSNRWLMVKIFLILIVFFIIFVVFLA; translated from the exons ATGATCCCGCGGAAACGCTACGGGTCTAAGAACACGGATCAGGGTGTCTACCTGGGTCTCTCAAAGACACAGGTCCTGTCCCCTGCAACTGCTGGCAGTAGCAGCAGCGACAtcgcccctctgccccccccagtGACCCtggtccctccccctcccaacaCCATGTCCTGCCGGGATCGGACCCAGGAGTTCCTGTCTGCCTGCAAGTCCCTGCAGAGCCGTCAG AATGGAATCCAGACAAACAAGCCGGCTCTGCGTGCTGTCCGGCAGCGTAGTGAATTTACCCTCATGGCCAA GCGCATTGGGAAAGACCTCAGCAACACATTTGCCAAGCTGGAGAAGCTGACAATCT TGGCAAAGCGCAAGTCCCTCTTCGATGATAAAGCAGTGGAAATCGAAGAGCTAACTTACATCATCAAACAG GACATCAATAGCCTCAACAAACAAATTGCCCAGCTTCAGGATTTCGTAAGGGCCAAGGGCAGCCAGAGCGGCCGGCACCTGCAAACCCATTCCAACACCATCGTGGTCTCCCTGCAG tCAAAACTGGCCTCGATGTCCAATGACTTCAAATCAGTTTTAGAAGTGAGGACAGAG AACCTGAAGCAGCAGAGGAACCGGCGGGACCAGTTCTCCCGAGCACCCGTGTcagccctgcctctggccccCAACCACCTGG ggGGCAGTGCTGTGGTTTTGGGGGCGGAGTCCCGTGCCTCTGGGGATGTGGCCATTGACATGATGGACTCTCGGACCAGCCAGCAGCTGCAGCTCATTGATGAGCAG GATTCCTACATCCAGAGCCGGGCAGACACTATGCAGAACATCGAGTCCACAATTGTCGAGCTGGGCTCCATCTTTCAGCAACTGGCACACATGGTTAAGGAGCAGGAAGAAACCATTCAGAG GATCGACGAGAACGTGCTGGGAGCCCAGCTGGATGTTGAGGCCGCCCATTCAGAGATCCTCAAGTACTTCCAGTCGGTCACCTCGAACCGGTGGCTCATGGTCAAAATCTTCCTCATCCTCATTGTCTTCTTCATCATCTTTGTGGTCTTCCTTGCCTGA
- the WDR74 gene encoding WD repeat-containing protein 74, whose translation MAAAGARWNHVWVGTETGILKGVNLQRKQAANFTAAGQPRREEAVSALCWGAGGETQILVGCADRTVRYFSTEEGRFQGQKHCPGGEGTFRGLAQVDGTLITCVESGIIQVWHNNDKEASSDPLLELSVGPGVCRMRQDPAHPHMVATGGKENALKVWDLQGSEEPVFRAKNVRNDWLDLRVPIWDQDIQFLPGSQKLVTCTGYHQVRVYDPASPQRRPVLEATYGEYPLTAMTLTPGANSVIVGNTHGQLAEIDLRQGRLLGCLKGLAGSVRGLQCHPSKPLLASCGLDRVLRVHRIRNPRGLEHKVYLKSQLNCLLLSGRDNWEDEPQEPQEAKKAVPEDTETDELWASLEAAAKRKLPDLEPTQRALQTRRRKKKRPGSTSP comes from the exons ATGGCGGCTGCTGGGGCACGCTGGAACCATGTGTGGGTGGGCACCGAGACCGGGATCCTGAAAG GGGTGAACCTTCAGCGCAAACAGGCAGCGAACTTCACGGCGGCAGGACAGCCGCGGCGCGAGGAGGCGGTGAGCGCCCTGTGCTGGGGCGCGGGCGGCGAGACTCAG ATCCTGGTGGGTTGCGCCGACAGAACGGTGAGGTACTTCAGCACCGAGGAGGGCCGATTCCAGGGCCAGAAGCACTGCCCTGGCGGGGAGGGCACGTTCCGAGGTCTCGCCCAGGTCGACGG caccCTTATCACATGTGTGGAATCTGGGATTATCCAAGTCTGGCACAACAATGACAAGGAGGCATCCTCTGACCCA CTCCTGGAACTGAGTGTGGGTCCTGGGGTGTGTAGGATGCGCCAAGACCCGGCACACCCCCACATGGTTGCCACGGGTGGGAAAGAGAATGCTTTGAAGGTGTGGGACCTACAAGGATCTGAGGAGCCTGTGTTCAGGGCCAAGAAT GTGCGGAATGACTGGCTTGACCTGCGGGTTCCCATCTGGGATCAGGACATACAGTTCCTCCCTGGGTCTCAGAAGCTTGTCACCTGCACAGGGTACCACCAG GTCCGTGTCTATGATCCAGCCTCCCCCCAGCGCCGGCCAGTCCTGGAGGCCACCTATGGAGAGTACCCTCTTACAGCCATGACCCTCACTCCTGGGGCCAA TTCAGTGATCGTGGGGAACACTCACGGGCAGCTGGCAGAGATTGACCTTCGGCAAG GGCGCCTCCTGGGCTGTCTGAAGGGGCTGGCAGGCAGTGTCCGAGGATTACAGTGCCACCCTTCAAAGCCCCTACTAGCCTCCTGTGGCTTGGACAGAGTCTTGAGGGTACACAGGATCCGGAATCCACGGGGCCTGGAGCATAAG GTTTATCTCAAGTCTCAACTGAACTGCCTTCTCTTGTCAGGCAGGGATAACTGGGAG GATGAGCCCCAAGAGCCCCAAGAAGCCAAAAAGGCAGTCccagaagacacagagacagatgaACTTTGGGCCTCCTTGGAGGCAGCTGCCAAGCGGAAGCTCCCTGATTTGGAGCCGACCCAACGGGCTCTCCAAACCAGACGGAGAAAAAAGAAGCGGCCTGGGTCCACCAGCCCCTGA
- the TEX54 gene encoding testis-expressed protein 54: protein MGCCQDKDFQTSDEAAKEAESEEGEGFDEDPQDRRNRRSNESLLITVLWRRLSLFSRRGSNKRQSAQNQKQGLQESNREGILEEPEKG, encoded by the exons ATGGGCTGCTGCCAAGATAAGGACTTTCAGACCTCCGATGAGGCGGCCAAGGAGGCCGAGTCAGAGGAAGGCGAAG GCTTCGATGAGGACCCGCAGGACCGCCGGAATCGCAGGTCGAATGAAAGCCTTTTGATCACCGTGCTGTGGCGGCGGCTATCCCTGTTCAGCCGTCGGGGGTCAAACAAGAGGCAATCAGCCCAGAATCAAAAGCAGGGGTTACAGGAGAGCAACCGGGAGGGGATCCTGGAGGAGCCGGAGAAGGGGTGa